From a region of the Pan paniscus chromosome 19, NHGRI_mPanPan1-v2.0_pri, whole genome shotgun sequence genome:
- the CBX4 gene encoding E3 SUMO-protein ligase CBX4, whose product MELPAVGEHVFAVESIEKKRIRKGRVEYLVKWRGWSPKYNTWEPEENILDPRLLIAFQNRERQEQLMGYRKRGPKPKPLVVQVPTFARRSNVLTGLQDSSTDNRAKLDLGAQGKGQGHQYELNSKKHHQYQPHSKERAGKPPPPGKSGKYYYQLNSKKHHPYQPDPKMYDLQYQGGHKEAPSPTCPDLGAKSHPPDKWAQGAGAKGYLGAVKPLAGAAGAPGKGSEKGPPNGMMPAPKEAVTGNGIGGKMKIVKNKNKNGRIVIVMSKYMENGMQAVKIKSGEVAEGEARSPSHKKRAADERHPPADRTFKKAAGAEEKKVEAPPKRREEEVSGVSDPQPQDAGSRKLSPTKEAFGEQPLQLTTKPDLLAWDPARNTHPPSHHPHPHPHHHHHHHHHHHAVGLNLSHVRKRCLSETHGEREPCKKRLTARSISTPTCLGGSPAAERPADLPPAAALPQPEVILLDSDLDEPIDLRCVKTRSEAGEPPSSLQVKPETPASAAVAVAAAAAPTTTAEKPLAEAQDEPAESLSEFKPFFGNIIITDVTANCLTVTFKEYVTV is encoded by the exons ATGGAGCTGCCAGCTGTTGGCGAGCACGTCTTCGCGGTGGAGAGCATCGAGAAGAAGCGGATCCGCAAG GGCAGAGTGGAGTATCTGGTGAAATGGAGAGGCTGGTCGCCCAA ATATAACACGTGGGAACCGGAGGAGAACATCCTGGACCCCAGGCTGCTGATCGCCTTCCAGAACAG GGAACGGCAGGAGCAGCTGATGGGATATCGGAAGAGAGGGCCGAAGCCCAAACCGCTAGTGGTGCAG gtgcctacctTTGCCCGTCGTTCCAATGTCCTGACCGGCCTCCAGGACTCCTCCACTGACAACCGTGCCAAGCTGGATTTGGGCGCGCAGGGGAAGGGCCAGGGGCATCAGTACGAGCTCAACAGCAAGAAGCACCACCAGTACCAGCCGCACAGCAAGGAGCGGGCGGGCAAGCCCCCGCCGCCGGGCAAGAGCGGCAAGTACTACTACCAGCTCAACAGCAAGAAGCACCACCCCTACCAGCCCGACCCCAAAATGTACGACCTGCAGTACCAGGGCGGCCACAAGGAGGCGCCCAGCCCCACCTGCCCGGACCTGGGGGCCAAGAGCCACCCGCCCGACAAGTGGGCGCAAGGTGCGGGGGCCAAAGGCTACCTGGGGGCGGTGAAGCCCCTGGCCGGTGCGGCGGGTGCTCCAGGCAAAGGCTCCGAGAAGGGCCCCCCCAACGGAATGATGCCGGCCCCCAAAGAGGCTGTGACGGGCAACGGGATTGGGGGCAAGATGAAGATAgtcaagaacaagaacaagaacgGACGCATCGTGATCGTGATGAGCAAATACATGGAGAACGGCATGCAGGCGGTGAAGATCAAGTCCGGCGAGGTGGCGGAGGGGGAGGCTCGCTCCCCCAGCCACAAGAAGCGGGCAGCCGACGAGCGCCACCCTCCTGCCGACAGGACTTTTAAAAAGGCGGCGGGCGCAGAGGAGAAGAAGGTGGAGGCGCCGCccaagaggagggaggaggaggtgtCCGGGGTTAGCGATCCGCAGCCCCAGGATGCCGGCTCCCGCAAGCTGTCCCCGACCAAGGAGGCCTTTGGAGAGCAGCCCCTGCAGCTCACCACCAAGCCCGACCTGCTTGCCTGGGACCCGGCCCGGAACACGCACCCGCCCTCACACCACCCGCACCCGcacccccatcaccaccaccaccaccaccaccaccaccacgccgTCGGCCTGAATCTCTCCCACGTGCGCAAGCGCTGCCTCTCCGAGACCCACGGCGAGCGCGAGCCCTGCAAGAAGCGGCTGACTGCGCGCAGCATCAGCACCCCCACCTGCCTGGGGGGCAGCCCAGCCGCTGAGCGCCCGGCCGACCTGCCACCAGCAGCCGCCCTCCCGCAGCCCGAGGTCATCCTGCTAGACTCAGACCTGGATGAACCCATAGACTTGCGCTGCGTCAAGACGCGCAGCGAGGCCGGGGAGCCGCCCAGCTCCCTCCAGGTGAAGCCCGAGACACCGGCGTcggcggcggtggcggtggcAGCGGCAGCGGCACCCACCACGACGGCGGAGAAGCCTCTAGCCGAGGCCCAGGACGAACCTGCAGAGTCGCTGAGCGAGTTCAAGCCCTTCTTTGGGAATATAATTATCACCGACGTCACCGCGAACTGCCTCACCGTTACTTTCAAGGAGTACGTGACGGTGTAG